In Aptenodytes patagonicus chromosome 22, bAptPat1.pri.cur, whole genome shotgun sequence, one DNA window encodes the following:
- the LOC143170080 gene encoding interleukin-20-like, whose translation MKGSHLLLYLFSMSCWLNLMPTAGNKIFHFGPCRISMSVTEIRSGFTAIKANIQARDPIRTLSILSYPHSLHRVKSSDRCCITHHLFNFYVDKVFKHCKTEDSYVNRKISSIANSFLSVKRKLGQCHEQNKCMCGQESAKKFKQILVNYEGLNVTSAAIKSLGELDILLDWMEKSH comes from the exons ATGAAAGGATCCCACTTGCTCCTCTACCTCTTCTCCATGTCATGCTGGCTGAATTTGATGCCGACAGCTGGGAACAAAATCTTCCACTTTGGACCCTGCAGGATTTCAATGAGCGTGACTGAGATTAGGTCTGGTTTCACCGCAATTAAAGCCAACATC CAAGCCAGAGACCCCATCAGGACCCTGAGCATCTTGTCTTACCCGCACTCTCTGCACAGGGTTAAG TCTTCAGATAGATGCTGCATCACCCATCACCTCTTCAACTTCTACGTGGACAAAGTCTTCAAACACTGCAAGACCGAGGATTCGTATGTCAACCGAAAAATCAGCAGCATAGCCAACTCCTTCCTCAGCGTGAAGAGGAAACTTGGGCAGTGT CATGAGCAAAATAAGTGCATGTGTGGACAGGAATCCGCTAAGAAATTTAAGCAAATACTTGTGAACTATGAAGGG CTGAATGTCACATCTGCAGCAATTAAATCCCTGGGTGAGCTGGACATCCTACTAGACTGGATGGAGAAATCTCATTAG